In Polaribacter sp. L3A8, a genomic segment contains:
- a CDS encoding tetratricopeptide repeat protein — MKLIYSTFIFFLFFSLQGFSQDMKEGFTYLETGKYQQAEVFFKDVLKEYPTNKTARLCYGRAIGLNGKATAAVTLFTNLLKDYPSDFEVKLNYAESLLWSKNYPDAKIYYQTLLKENDKSFAALLGYANTLSNLKEFEDALINVDKALEVLPGTPNALVSKKYMRLGLASKKVTDQKYDEAETILKENFTSFKDDKETLLNLANLYLISNQTEKAKSTYEIIGKNPADKLTSLNGIALSYHLKEDDKTALSISKKSLNSIDKNTPETLKNQTTERYIQALIWNKKYTPAKTEIDKLLDNNKNPENWMLSLRATLNIYKSDFKKSIDDYDLILKKDSASFDGNLGKANALKASGYYNNAYKSAENTLTFYEKQKDASNFIKQLDLSFTPYVETKFSYSYDNGNNEANAYDVNAEIPFSTKFKILANYNYRTTSNPDTNIEATTNNLLIGASYQLLNNVTLKGSFGVTSSDSETKKYNQLLTDISVDIKPFKLQNLELGYKRDIQNFNAALLNDEIVQNNLILNYSLNTNFNLGWFTQYYYTWQSDENARNLLFTSLYYNLFAKPSIKAGLNYQNISFKESRDNYFSPSKFNAVEIFVNLIKDEAAAKNKEWFYGLTAATGLQYIEDDDALSTYRVQAKLGYKFSERALLNIYGLQSNIASAVATAGSAGFTYTEFGVRFKWIFLRKPLYKK, encoded by the coding sequence ATGAAATTAATATATTCTACTTTTATATTCTTTCTTTTCTTTAGTTTACAAGGTTTTAGTCAAGACATGAAAGAAGGTTTTACCTATTTAGAAACAGGTAAATATCAACAAGCCGAAGTTTTTTTTAAAGATGTTTTAAAAGAATATCCTACAAACAAAACTGCAAGACTTTGTTACGGAAGAGCTATTGGTTTAAACGGTAAGGCTACAGCAGCTGTAACACTTTTTACAAATCTGTTAAAAGATTATCCTTCTGATTTTGAAGTAAAATTGAATTATGCAGAATCTTTACTTTGGAGTAAAAATTATCCTGATGCAAAAATCTATTATCAAACATTATTAAAAGAAAATGATAAAAGCTTTGCTGCTTTATTAGGATATGCAAATACGTTATCTAATTTAAAAGAGTTTGAAGACGCATTAATCAATGTAGATAAAGCCTTAGAAGTATTACCAGGGACCCCAAATGCATTGGTTTCTAAAAAATATATGAGATTAGGTTTGGCAAGTAAGAAAGTAACGGATCAAAAATATGACGAAGCCGAAACCATTTTAAAAGAAAACTTCACCTCTTTTAAAGATGATAAAGAAACCTTATTAAATCTTGCTAATTTGTATTTAATATCAAATCAAACAGAAAAAGCAAAAAGCACGTATGAAATTATAGGTAAAAACCCTGCGGATAAACTAACATCTTTAAACGGTATTGCTTTGTCTTATCATTTAAAGGAAGATGATAAAACCGCTTTAAGTATCAGTAAAAAATCATTAAATAGTATTGATAAAAACACACCTGAAACCCTAAAAAACCAAACTACAGAAAGATATATTCAGGCTTTAATTTGGAATAAAAAATATACGCCAGCTAAAACTGAAATTGATAAGTTATTAGACAATAATAAAAATCCAGAAAACTGGATGCTTTCTTTAAGAGCAACATTAAATATTTATAAAAGTGATTTTAAGAAAAGTATTGATGATTATGATTTAATCTTAAAAAAAGACAGTGCTTCTTTTGATGGTAATTTAGGAAAAGCAAATGCTCTAAAAGCATCTGGCTATTATAACAATGCTTATAAAAGCGCAGAAAACACCTTAACGTTTTATGAGAAGCAAAAAGATGCCTCAAATTTTATAAAACAATTAGATTTAAGTTTTACACCGTATGTAGAAACCAAATTTTCTTATTCTTATGATAATGGAAATAACGAAGCAAATGCCTACGATGTTAATGCAGAAATTCCTTTTTCTACAAAATTTAAAATTTTAGCCAATTATAATTATAGAACAACCTCTAACCCAGACACCAACATAGAAGCTACAACCAATAATTTATTAATAGGTGCTTCTTATCAATTATTAAATAACGTAACCTTAAAAGGTAGTTTTGGTGTTACGTCTTCAGATTCTGAGACAAAAAAATACAATCAACTCTTAACAGATATTTCTGTTGATATAAAACCATTTAAGCTTCAGAACTTAGAGCTCGGTTATAAAAGAGATATACAAAATTTTAACGCTGCATTATTGAATGATGAAATTGTACAAAATAACCTTATTTTAAATTATAGTTTAAATACAAACTTTAATTTAGGTTGGTTTACACAGTATTATTACACTTGGCAAAGTGATGAAAATGCAAGAAATTTGTTATTTACTTCTTTATATTACAATCTGTTTGCAAAACCTTCTATAAAAGCAGGACTTAATTATCAGAACATCTCTTTTAAAGAATCTCGAGATAATTATTTTAGTCCTAGTAAATTTAATGCTGTAGAAATATTTGTAAATCTTATAAAAGATGAAGCAGCTGCAAAAAATAAAGAATGGTTTTATGGATTAACGGCAGCTACTGGTTTGCAATACATAGAAGATGATGATGCTCTTAGCACCTATAGAGTTCAAGCTAAATTAGGCTATAAGTTTTCTGAACGTGCACTCTTAAACATCTACGGATTACAAAGTAATATTGCTTCTGCTGTTGCAACTGCAGGTTCTGCTGGTTTTACCTATACTGAGTTTGGAGTAAGATTTAAATGGATCTTTTTAAGAAAACCTTTGTATAAAAAGTAA
- a CDS encoding glycosyltransferase, whose product MKLAIVTAYPPSKVTLNEYAYHLVKSFRQSEKVSELILLTDETPEGKDINFTENGCKITVKECWKFNSYVNIINVTKAINLTKPDAILFNLQFMKFGDKKVAAALGLAIPMVCKIKKIPTIVLLHNILEQVDLESAGFTSNKLAQKVYNFIGTSLTKLILKADLVAVTMDKYVTTLVDKYKVDNVKMIPHGTFEIPENPSQELPEGPLKIMTFGKFGTYKKVESMIEAVELVRKETGLDLEIVIAGTDNPNVPGYLENAQETYKHVPQLTFTGYVEEEEVAPLFTESAVVVFPYTSTTGSSGVLHQAGSYGRAVVMPNLGDLATLIEDEGYRGEFFEPESVVSLANAIKAIVTNDAYRIQLGEANYKAATAFPMERITNIYLDEFNKIIAKKK is encoded by the coding sequence ATGAAATTAGCCATCGTAACAGCATACCCACCAAGTAAAGTAACTTTAAATGAATACGCGTATCATTTAGTTAAGAGCTTTAGACAAAGTGAAAAAGTAAGTGAATTAATTTTGTTAACAGACGAAACGCCAGAAGGAAAAGATATTAACTTTACAGAGAATGGATGCAAAATTACGGTAAAAGAATGCTGGAAATTTAATAGCTATGTAAACATTATAAATGTTACCAAAGCTATTAATTTAACAAAACCAGATGCTATATTGTTTAACTTACAGTTTATGAAGTTTGGTGATAAAAAAGTGGCTGCAGCTTTAGGTTTGGCAATACCAATGGTGTGTAAAATTAAAAAAATACCAACTATTGTTTTATTACACAATATTTTAGAGCAAGTAGATTTAGAAAGTGCAGGTTTTACCTCGAATAAATTGGCTCAAAAAGTATATAATTTTATTGGTACATCTTTAACCAAATTAATTTTAAAAGCAGATTTAGTGGCTGTAACTATGGATAAATATGTTACTACTTTGGTTGATAAATACAAGGTAGATAATGTGAAAATGATTCCTCACGGAACTTTTGAAATTCCAGAAAATCCGTCTCAAGAATTGCCTGAAGGTCCTTTAAAAATTATGACTTTTGGTAAGTTCGGAACTTACAAAAAAGTAGAATCTATGATTGAGGCTGTAGAATTGGTAAGAAAAGAAACAGGCTTAGATTTAGAAATTGTAATTGCAGGAACAGACAACCCAAATGTACCTGGTTATTTAGAAAATGCACAAGAAACTTATAAGCATGTACCGCAACTTACTTTTACAGGATATGTAGAAGAAGAAGAAGTAGCACCTTTGTTTACAGAAAGTGCCGTAGTTGTTTTTCCGTATACGTCTACAACAGGTAGTTCTGGAGTATTACACCAAGCAGGTAGTTATGGTAGAGCAGTAGTAATGCCTAATTTAGGTGATTTAGCTACTTTAATTGAAGATGAAGGCTATAGAGGTGAGTTTTTTGAACCAGAAAGTGTAGTAAGTTTGGCAAATGCAATTAAGGCAATTGTAACTAATGATGCATATAGAATTCAATTAGGGGAAGCTAATTACAAGGCTGCAACGGCGTTTCCTATGGAAAGAATTACAAATATTTATTTAGACGAATTCAATAAAATTATTGCTAAAAAGAAATAA
- a CDS encoding oligosaccharide flippase family protein, which produces MQEVIRFVKNKIKPEQVFMLSVLLVNGGNYIYNLVLGRVLGPEKFADAAILITFLLVLSFVAMTFQLVTAKFSVLFEDSIFSGFISKIYKNALITGIFLGIAIIVFSTQLQHFFKTTSSTMFVIFGFGVPFYFLMSVNRGVFQGKQELKSLSVTYQSEMISRLLLTFALLYFLDIDSSLIIAIGIFCSFIFGLIPFRTSNFSLFKPFSLAADNKKLVKNFFIITAFYELTQIIINNSDILLVKHYFESYEAGLYASLALIGRVVYFIAWMFVMLLLPTVVQLKKEGEETLPILLKYVAYIGFIAAAIVISCFLFPNEIIKILFGSEYLSVAPLLWKYASATGVFAISNIFAYYYLSLDKYVPVVLSGIFGMLQIVLVVLFHESLEQVVHVQIIAMVLLLIVQLSFFFFKDSKPTEAIKETAE; this is translated from the coding sequence ATGCAAGAAGTTATACGATTTGTAAAAAACAAAATTAAGCCAGAACAAGTATTTATGTTAAGTGTTCTCTTGGTAAATGGAGGGAACTACATTTATAATTTAGTTTTAGGAAGAGTTTTAGGACCCGAAAAATTTGCAGATGCAGCCATTTTAATTACTTTTTTATTAGTGTTGTCTTTTGTTGCCATGACGTTTCAATTGGTAACAGCTAAGTTTTCTGTACTTTTTGAAGATTCAATATTTAGTGGCTTTATTTCTAAAATATATAAAAATGCGCTAATTACCGGCATCTTCTTAGGAATTGCAATAATTGTTTTTTCTACGCAATTACAGCACTTTTTTAAAACAACTTCTTCAACCATGTTTGTTATTTTTGGTTTTGGAGTTCCGTTTTACTTTTTAATGAGTGTTAACAGAGGTGTTTTTCAAGGGAAGCAAGAATTAAAATCTTTATCAGTAACCTATCAATCAGAAATGATTAGTCGTTTATTGTTAACCTTTGCGTTGTTATATTTTTTAGATATAGATTCCTCTTTAATTATAGCAATCGGTATTTTTTGCTCTTTTATTTTTGGATTGATTCCTTTTAGAACTAGCAATTTTTCTTTATTTAAACCTTTTTCATTAGCAGCTGATAATAAAAAATTAGTAAAAAATTTCTTTATAATAACGGCTTTTTATGAGTTAACTCAGATTATTATAAATAACAGTGATATTTTATTGGTAAAACATTATTTTGAGTCTTACGAAGCAGGTTTGTATGCATCTTTGGCTTTAATTGGTAGAGTAGTCTATTTTATTGCTTGGATGTTTGTAATGTTGTTATTACCAACTGTTGTTCAGCTTAAAAAAGAAGGGGAAGAGACCTTGCCAATTTTATTAAAATATGTTGCCTATATTGGTTTTATTGCTGCGGCTATTGTGATTAGTTGTTTTCTTTTTCCGAATGAAATAATTAAAATATTATTTGGTAGCGAATACTTGTCAGTAGCACCATTGTTATGGAAGTATGCATCTGCAACAGGAGTTTTTGCCATCTCAAATATATTTGCTTACTATTATTTATCATTAGATAAATATGTACCTGTTGTACTTTCTGGAATTTTTGGAATGTTGCAAATAGTGTTAGTTGTTCTTTTTCATGAATCATTAGAACAAGTGGTTCATGTGCAAATTATAGCAATGGTATTGTTATTAATAGTGCAACTTAGTTTCTTCTTTTTTAAAGATTCTAAACCAACAGAGGCTATTAAAGAAACAGCGGAATAG
- a CDS encoding Ig-like domain-containing protein, translating into MKLKKLFLLTILQVVIVSFFAQETTTKQASISLLSTKNTFNVNDKIILEFTVQTDSIYQLYCANSYGATVLEPTITNEKTVFEIPKFLSKKRGILSWKIINAAEDISGNITINSLHQPASIETYLGPPSIDAGGLDYTMLVVIPTDSLDNPILDDSKVDVKYQFLKSETSKAISTDKLIGYRNIYSPKKSGRMIISSESFGLNSKEFDVNIMPAIATNFKIYVSRNHEYADGNQITTLYTATIKDKNNNIVSDGSYVEFYITNKNGGILKTTGTTLNGVAHAKIIHPDFEDQWSIKAYFIGIAESNVLKIKYKKVIEDYQVAFLDNNRTIKVGPLKSFMNQIIPDGLSVKLTIYKNDTLVSELFKESQNGFASFYLDPNIFENNLYTIYIETAGIKKEFKSFKLW; encoded by the coding sequence ATGAAATTAAAAAAACTTTTTTTGCTAACCATTTTACAAGTAGTCATTGTTTCTTTCTTTGCGCAAGAAACAACCACTAAGCAAGCTTCTATTTCTTTACTATCAACAAAAAACACTTTTAATGTAAATGATAAAATTATACTAGAGTTTACCGTACAAACCGATTCTATTTATCAATTATATTGTGCTAATAGTTATGGTGCAACCGTTTTAGAACCTACAATTACAAATGAAAAAACGGTCTTTGAAATCCCTAAATTTCTATCCAAAAAAAGAGGCATTTTATCTTGGAAAATCATCAATGCAGCAGAAGATATTTCGGGGAATATCACCATTAATTCTCTGCACCAACCAGCATCAATAGAAACTTATTTAGGTCCACCAAGTATAGATGCTGGTGGTTTAGATTACACCATGTTAGTCGTGATACCAACAGATAGTTTAGATAATCCTATTTTAGATGATAGTAAAGTTGATGTAAAATATCAGTTTTTAAAATCAGAAACATCAAAAGCTATTTCAACCGATAAATTAATTGGATACAGAAATATTTATTCGCCTAAAAAAAGTGGAAGAATGATTATTTCATCAGAATCTTTTGGTTTAAATTCTAAAGAATTTGATGTAAATATTATGCCTGCCATCGCTACAAATTTTAAAATCTATGTGAGTAGAAATCATGAATATGCAGATGGTAATCAAATAACAACCTTGTATACCGCTACCATAAAAGATAAAAACAACAATATTGTAAGTGATGGTAGTTATGTAGAATTTTATATCACCAATAAAAACGGTGGTATTTTAAAAACAACAGGTACTACATTAAATGGGGTTGCTCATGCAAAAATTATTCATCCAGATTTTGAAGATCAATGGAGTATAAAAGCGTATTTTATTGGTATTGCAGAGAGTAACGTTTTAAAAATTAAATACAAAAAAGTAATAGAAGATTACCAAGTTGCTTTCTTAGATAATAACAGAACTATAAAAGTAGGCCCATTAAAAAGTTTTATGAATCAAATAATTCCGGATGGATTGTCTGTAAAACTAACCATTTACAAAAACGATACACTTGTTAGTGAGCTTTTTAAAGAATCTCAAAATGGATTTGCAAGTTTTTACTTAGATCCAAATATTTTTGAAAATAATTTGTACACAATTTATATTGAAACCGCAGGAATAAAAAAAGAGTTTAAAAGTTTTAAATTATGGTAA
- a CDS encoding glycoside hydrolase family 2 TIM barrel-domain containing protein, protein MVKTNKRILRGVLMLTYMAIIGILLFLVSSLYSFLNTGADRSKMLHTEVKQAEQYLPKVTWKNDGNEGRKISLQKINAVENDYLDAWYVKQVAYKTNTQVGIEDYFTKSARKNIYKLIKNNKSEKITIDATTLEHHLDIEFFSEDGQLIVLKDTNALEYKKVFKDKKLLLETTEVSTYRYVLLLEDGFWRIRHVVKEASKKIKDSLVKTPIAFSNIKGINYYPQATPWNMYGDEFDINIIKNDFRIIKKAGLNSIRIFVPYEDFGKANVKFDKLEKLKKVLDTAFAENLKVVVTLFDFYGNYDVLDWTLNQRHAEKIVETFKDHEAILAWDVKNEPNLDFNSRGKTNVTAWLDFMIILIKKIDTKHPVTIGWSNTKSATILKDKVDVVSFHYYDKLENFETAYLKLKEEIKEKPIILQEFGLSSYGGFWRPFVGSEEKQANYYKEMQKVMTKNEIPFMSWTLYDFDNVPKEVLGRLPWRTNPQKKFGFITSSGKKKLSYKYISKE, encoded by the coding sequence ATGGTAAAAACAAATAAACGAATTCTTAGAGGTGTTTTAATGCTCACCTATATGGCCATAATTGGTATCCTTTTATTTTTAGTAAGCTCTTTGTACAGTTTTTTAAATACAGGTGCAGACAGAAGTAAAATGTTGCACACAGAAGTTAAACAGGCAGAACAATATTTACCAAAAGTTACATGGAAAAATGATGGTAACGAAGGACGAAAAATAAGTTTGCAAAAAATAAATGCGGTTGAAAACGATTATTTAGATGCTTGGTATGTAAAACAAGTAGCCTACAAAACCAATACACAAGTTGGTATAGAAGATTATTTTACTAAAAGTGCAAGAAAAAATATCTACAAACTTATAAAGAATAATAAATCAGAAAAAATAACCATTGATGCCACTACTCTAGAGCATCATTTAGATATTGAATTTTTTAGTGAAGACGGACAATTAATTGTTTTAAAAGATACCAATGCTTTAGAATATAAAAAGGTTTTTAAAGACAAAAAACTACTTTTAGAAACTACAGAAGTTTCTACCTATAGATATGTTTTGTTATTAGAAGATGGTTTTTGGCGTATTAGACACGTGGTAAAAGAAGCTTCTAAAAAAATTAAAGATTCGCTTGTAAAAACCCCTATTGCTTTCTCTAACATAAAAGGAATTAACTATTACCCGCAAGCCACACCTTGGAATATGTATGGTGATGAATTTGACATTAACATTATTAAAAACGATTTTAGAATTATTAAAAAAGCAGGCTTAAATTCCATTAGAATTTTTGTTCCGTATGAAGATTTTGGAAAAGCAAATGTTAAATTTGATAAATTAGAAAAACTTAAAAAAGTTTTAGATACTGCATTCGCAGAAAACTTAAAAGTAGTGGTTACCTTGTTTGATTTTTATGGAAATTACGATGTTTTAGATTGGACCTTAAACCAAAGACATGCTGAAAAAATTGTAGAAACCTTTAAAGATCATGAAGCTATTTTAGCTTGGGATGTTAAAAATGAACCTAACTTAGATTTTAACTCTAGAGGAAAAACAAATGTAACTGCTTGGTTAGATTTTATGATTATTCTTATTAAAAAGATTGATACAAAACACCCTGTAACTATTGGTTGGTCTAACACAAAAAGTGCAACTATTTTAAAAGATAAAGTAGATGTTGTTTCTTTTCATTATTATGATAAACTTGAAAATTTTGAAACAGCATACCTAAAACTAAAAGAAGAAATAAAAGAGAAACCTATTATTTTACAAGAATTTGGTTTGTCTTCTTATGGCGGTTTCTGGAGACCTTTTGTTGGTTCTGAAGAAAAACAAGCAAACTATTATAAAGAAATGCAAAAAGTCATGACAAAAAATGAAATTCCTTTTATGTCATGGACTTTATATGATTTTGATAACGTACCTAAAGAAGTTTTAGGGAGACTTCCTTGGCGAACAAATCCACAGAAAAAATTCGGATTTATTACAAGTTCTGGTAAAAAGAAATTGTCTTATAAATATATTTCTAAAGAATAA